Within Spinacia oleracea cultivar Varoflay chromosome 4, BTI_SOV_V1, whole genome shotgun sequence, the genomic segment ATCATTCCCGATccaaaaacagaaaaaatcaattgAAAATTGTGACATACGGAGTATAATAGGATCAATAATGTCCCCTCTCCATACAATTAATGGAGGATAACAAGAGACAGAAGACTACCTGATATGCCACCAAAGCAGCATAGCATCCGAATCCAATGCTTGAAAGAACACCACACACAATAGCTACAACGACAGCAATTGGCCACAAGAGGATAAGAAGTCCGGCAAAGGGGACACAAACAGTTTCAAGGAAGGGTCCTTCTCTCCCCACAAGATCTTGTACCAAACGATGCCATCCTTTAAAAAGTAATAGCGGAGATTTGTAAAGTGTTATCAAAGGAATAAAAATAACATCCACCACAATTCCAAGAGCAGCACTTAAAACACACCCTGGAAGCTGCAAAACTCTGTATAGAAAGACAAGGTTCAGTATTCTAGTAGATATAAATAATCAACAAGGTCGAAAACTCAGtattgttcgacttattttgtcagagctgaacttatttgaacttatttaatccgaataaacttatttgtgtatgaaaatgtatgaaaaaaacttttttttccCCCTAAACTTATACTCCGTATGAACTTatattaactgaacttatctgaacttatttagtCTGAAATAATTCAAAATGAGTCGAACACAACTAAGCCTAAATAGAGTATACTATAACATATGTCATGTATGTTATTAATTTCAAGATAAGAAAGGAAGACTCTGGAGTAAAACTTCATAGTTTTAGTTTCCAATCACATTTTAGGAACTAACATATGCACATATTGTAGTCTTTGTAGATCTCAGTTGCATTGAATGTTCAATCACATTTTTGAAACCACATATTCACGAAACAGGTTATCGTTCCCTCATACAACTACAAATTTCAAGGGCAGGCTAGACTGCACAGTGCAGACTTTCGATCACAGAATTGGAAAATCTAATGCACAATTTCAGCTTTTAGTTTTAGCATTACACAGATTTGAGTCACTTTTCGGTGCAACAGTGCAACTTCTTTAAGAAATGCTCTAAATTCTGTATCTTCCCATACTAAAAGGCGGTAGATTTGAAGGATGATAATAAGGATATGGAACAGTTCAGAGTGAGAATATTTTGTGTTCAAATCACGCTTATATCTTCGGACTCTTCTAATCTGAGTTCATTGACAAGGACTGGAAGATAATACCATTACATAAGATAGTTGTTCAACATTATCTATGCCTTAATATAATAGTCTTCTGTTTGCAATCTAATGTGTTGAAAATTAGATTGTGTTTATTATATCAAATACTGAAAGTTACATGAAGTCTAGGCAGCAGAAACATACTTGAGTTCAATGGGCTCCTTTTCGTTTGATTCGAGCAATCCATCCATCACAGAGAAATAAGAATGGAAGGAGAAGTCTGCAAAATCGCGCACAATAGTGCACGCTCCCCATACATTGCTCCAAGTACCATCCTAATATAAACATGTCCATACCTATTAGCATATATAGCCTCAACTAAAATAAAACCacaaaaaatcataaagcataACCGTTACATGTATACCGTTAAGCATTTGAACAACTTCTGAGGAACTGATAAACCTTCCATACTAACTGCCCTAAAAGTTTCCATTACAGGCCAAACAAAAGCATAATATATTGCCATTATCACACTGCCCAGCACCCCAACCACTGTCCATATTGCAATTGGTAGGGGTGACAGCAAGATCAACGCACTCTTCATAAATGGCCCAAATTTCTTGGTCCTGCAAACCCAAATTCCCAGTATGGTAAGTCTCATAATGGTAAGTTTCATGTTTACCAAATAATTGATTTCTCGAATCTCAAATAATCATCCGAAATCATATAAAGTACTGTATAAAACACATCTTTTTACAAAGTATAATACTAAGTTTATGCCAACAACCTCTTAAAGTTCAATCTAAAAAGTTTGGATCTTGCAGAATATGAATTAGTGAATTAATAGGGGTGTTGAGAAACTACCTGATTATGCAATAAATGCTGTAAAAGAGATGGCAAGGCCATAACCCAATTACAATACCAGTATCCCCAAAAGCTATTACTAGAAACACAAAGGGGCTGAATATTGCACCTGCAAGTTCAGATATTTGGCATGTCAATCAAATCTGCAACAGCGGAAAGACATGTGATCGAATCCCGTGTACATCACTGTCTCTACAGCTCAATAAACACCGAAAAATCCAACactggagagagaaagtgatagagagagagagagagctcaCTTTTGACAAATCCAAGCAGAAAAAGAAAGATACAGATAGGGATGAAGAAGATGGCATAAGCAATGTACTTGATAATGACCTTTGCTTCTGCCATTTTTTCCACTACTAgtcttttctttttagactgcAAGATATTAGTTTTGCAGCTTTTTCTTTCAAATAGTATTCCCTGCACACAAAAAAAACCCAGTTTTTCTTCTGCAATAAATCTTCACCCAATTAATGACAAAACAAGGATAAAATACAGGGGAATCTTACTGTATTTAAGATTTATAAGCTTGATATTCCGCATTTTAGGATTTGAAACATTATTTTTATGCAGATTGATGTTCCTGAAGATGTACCATTTTTTCAACTTCGTAGTGTTTAGATGTGTGAAGAAGAGATGTATCAGGAATTCAGGATCATATATTCAGGATGCTCAAATGTAAAATTTTAATACTTACAAAAAATATCATCCCAAAAATAACATGTATTAAtattacaacaacaaaaaaatagtTCAAAATTACCATTGTTCAACAAACAAATAGTTCAAGATTACAATTGTTCATGTTTTGAGATTAGCAACGGGAATACAGAATAAAAACTGAAAATACAATAGCAATTTATCAAGTAGCAACCAACATGAATACATAATTACGATTTACAGGAAGGAAACAAGTggaaacccaattaaaattcaatttaaaccCAATTTAACTTACCACATACTCTATTTTCTGAATTTGTTGAAGTTCAATTTAAAAATGAATCAAGTACCTGCAATTTGCAATGTAACCAATCTGTAGATAGCTCCGTCGCAGCACTGACAGTCCACCACGACCTGCTCCGCCCTCCACAGAGCCTCGCTCACAAATCACAATTAACTTTGCACTTTGTTTGGCAAATACCAACTACACTTCTTCCATTTTCTAATAGATCTACGCATCAATCATTTGTTTTTATGGAATATACTTCATTTCAATCTATAATACTATTTTTATACTAACtccatatttattatttaagagatacacttggtcgaacacgcgtattaagaaaaagaattgaatgaaataaagtaataaaataattagggttgagtaaatattttaataagaaaaataagtggggaccatgtcattttagggagtgggggtgggggtggggtgtggatatattatttaattagatgatgggttgataagttactaaaaatggcaagtgtatctcttaaataaatacggtcggaaaagacaagtgtatctcttaaataaatacagatggAGTAATTATGTACGAGATCTAACAAAATTTTACTTACTCCGTATtgatttaagagatacacttggccgaaCACGGGTATcgagaagaagaattgaataaaataaaataataaagcaagtggggttgagtaaatattttaataagtaaacaagtgggatcatgtcattttggggtgggaggtgggtttatgaaattatttgtttaataggatggtgggtcataaggtaaattagatgtattatttaattagatggtagagttgataagttactaaaaatagcaaatatatctcttaaataaataccgtcggaaaagacaagtttatcctttaaataaatacgaagggagtacataattatatacttcatccgttccgaaagtatcgcaccatggttgacttttactcttgTAACCATTACTTatttactttgactcttaatatatcTCAAATcatgtgcaagtaaaaattataaaaaaaatattatttagaaaaatatataggtacgaatctaacatgaccctaCATAACTAAAATATCCTTACgtaaaaatcacaaaaaaatggcaaaagtcgtagtgtgaatagtgtaaaaaacaaatggttcgatatttccggaacagaGAAAGTATTTTTTCTGTACTGTATAAATTATCGGATGCGTGaatcccaaacctttaaaatgtgTGGGATGGAAACACTATGCTTATGCATAGTGTTATGAGTCTTATATCCTTGATTTTCACTATTCATAAGGAATTTTCCCTACATCCCTTCCCTTTGTTTGCTCTATGCTATTTGCTAAGCCACCCAAGGTTCAAACCTTGATTCAAGCATTTTCCCAAATTCCTTTtcctttctttatttttccttctttatttcctgctttcttttttctttctgttTCTCTTTTCTGGCGGTTCTCTTTTCTTTCTGTTTCTTCCTTCCATTTTTCTCTCCTCTGTTTCCCCTTTTGCCTCACCTTCTCCACCTGTGTCTCCTTCTTCGCTTTGCTCCCTTTGATCCAGCTTGTTGCTTCTTCGCAGTTCGTCTTATCTTGTGCGGCGGCGCTATTCTTCTACGACGATCGGAACTCTTCCAGCCTGTGGGAAGCATTGAATTCATTACCTGACGCAATTGAATTGGTTAGTTAGGCAAACCTTCATTCCTAGATGATCATTCGATTGGTAAATAGTTCATTGCTTCCCACATGCTTGAAATCTTTCCGCCTTTGGTTACTGGTTAGGATGGTGGTTTGATTAACAACTTGATAGGTTGTTAACAGGTATGTTCTATATTTATCATCTActaattttgagttttttttgcgatttagggttttttcgattaaatcttgaatctggAAATTGTTGATTCAGAGTAATTTTGGGGGTTTTCTTTTGCAATTTACCTCTTTTTCGATTGCATCTGTAAATTGTTGATTCTGGTGCATTAATCATCTTCAGCCTTATGTTATTTTTTGTTGCTTCCATTAATTCTCTTGATTACATGTTCATTCGTAGGTTGGAGTGTTAACTGTGGTGTTTTCTCCCCTTAACTGTGGTGCATTAATCCTTTTTCTCTTGATTTTGGGTTCTGGAATTAATCCTCTTCATTACATGTTAATTCATACTCTACAGTATTACTTATGGTGTTTTAGCTTCACACTTAGATTTCTAAGACAACCCTGTTTTTTGGGTTCAACTTGTGCACATCCCTCTTTTTCCTGGGATAGTACAACCTTCCCCTTACTCTTGGGTTCGGCTTGTGCACATCCCTCTTTTCCTGGGATAGTACAACCTTCCTTGTACTCAAAATCACACCATGCTGCCTTTTTTTATTATCCCTTTTTTTGTGGCTGTGTGTGTTAGAGGGCTTTATCAGTTGTCCTTTTTCCAATTTCTAGAACTGCTGGTTTCCAAAAGTAGACACCTATATATAAAGGGAGGGGGGTTCTCTTTCCTTTTTAGGGTTTTGCTTCACCGGTTGTTTTACTTTGTTTGGAAAGGTAGTGCAATCAACTTTGCTCCCTTTTACCAgttgttttcctttgtttggaaaGGTGGTGCAATCAGCTTTGCTCCCTTTTATTACTCATACTAATAACAAGGTTAAGATTAGCTATGTGTTCATGTTAACTCACATAATTAGAGTGGTTGTAATGTTGCTTCTTGATGCTCGTTTGTTGTCAATCTAATGTAATCTGCCTATTTAAAATCCCAGGCCATATGATCTACCAGAAATTTTGTCTACCCTTGACGGAAATCCTCCTACGATCTATGGACATGTATCGGTGAATACTGAATGTGCACTCCTTGGTCCTTTGCTGGtgtttttaaaaaagaacatccGTTTTTTCCCCATTTGTTTAGTGTTATTTTGTATACTCTGTGCACATACTTGTAAATTTATTGTCCGTTCTTCTGGGGTGCCATTCTTTCAGTTAACACAAGTTTCTATATAATACAAGATGAGGATCATTATGCACTAAGGTAGTTATGTAGTCATATCCCTAAGCTGTGATGAAATATTGAGATGTTTATGCATTGAGATCCCTAATTCAGTTTGCCGTCTTTATTGGTAACGTCCCTGAATTTCGAGGTTCAATGCTGTAACATGGTCTTTGTGTTGGCTAGGTCGTCGTGTTGCCTTTTACTGCACTTTTTCCCTGTcacttgtgtgtgtgtgtgcgcacaTACACAATATAGAACTATTTTGTCTATGCATAACTTCCCTTTGATGCTAATTTTTATCAGTGTAGTTTGGAGCGAACACGTGCCTCTGTTTCCAATTTTTGTAATTAGGCATGTTTTATCCAGTTGTTGTTTGGCATATATTTGATAGAGTAGTTAGCTAGCTAATTTACGTAAACTGATGTGTAACTGCCGTTTGTTACTGTCTAAGTTTTGCATTTTGGATCCGTGTTTTTATCTGGGGACAACTAATTTAGTCATTTGTTCTTGTCTGTTGTTGCATAGGCAGGACAGGTGTTGCAAGCATCATTGCTCGGTTTGGTTCCGAGTGTTTCCGGCTATCCTTGCTTTGCCTCTTGAGTGCGTTAGGTGAGTGCCCGAACTATTCTGCCTGCTGTTCATTGTGCCGGTTATTATAGTTTTTCCGTCCTGGCCTGCAATACAGGCAGCGTTGGTTTGAATAGATTGTGTTCTTGTTGCTTAGTTGTATGCATATACATGTTTTGCCATTGCCTGCTGGTTTATTAACTCTCTTGGGGGTTACCAAAGCATTCATTTCCGTCCGAGATTCCTCTTTTTCCCTGTAATATTTGGGTCACAACATTAGAGGTAGTCAACCCTTCAACCGCCCTCTAGCCTTATCCTTTTATGCTTATAGTGTAAGCCCTAGGTGTGCATCCATGTGTGTGGTGATGTTTTGTCCATTGACCTGATTATATATTTGTCTTTGGCTTGTTGTGATAGCATACTGAAATGGGACAATTGGGTGGAAGTTAACATAGCATTGCAATTTTCAGCAGTCACGCACTAATTACTACGGGGTGATTCGGGGTATCAATCTGTTGCTATTGGTATGTTTAGTCGTAATATAGATGGAGTATCGTGTATTGTGTGTTTGTTGGTAGTGTTTAAGGTTTACACACTGAAGAGAGTTCAACTGTCCCTGGATATACAGTGCCACTAAAATCCCAAACATATAGGATAGCTCAATATCAATCGAATCCTAATACTATAAGTAAGTATGGCTGACGGAGTCACTGTCTCCATGTAGTCTGCCTGACTGAATAGCTACCTATAGTGTGCTTACTTGAATCAGACTGTGACCTATAGTGTGGTTGGCTACAAGAGTTAACGAGAACCTAAGTCTTTTGGAACCGACTCACCTTTTTCAATTGGTCCTAACTGACAACACGTACACACAGCTAATAGTGGTGAGCCCAGCAAGGTTTCCCCCCTTTATGTTTATCATACACTTACATcccaatattttaaaaaatccaGTGTTAGGTCTAGGTTTGTGCTAGGGTGGTTAGCCAACATTTGAGTGTTTTAGTTTTTGTTGCTGCCTGTAGAGCAGTTGTACAGTGGGCTAACAAGCTAATTGCCTTGTTCATTTTGCATGGTCATCTGCAATCCTGATTTTAAGTCCAACAGCGAGTTCTTGTACTTCTTGCTTTGCTCGGTGTGCCTAACCATATACGTGCCCAGTCTCAGACTGTTTGCTTGCTTATGTGCCTAAAATCCCCTTAATTTAGCCTTTTCCCATCACAGGTTATGGCAGTGCCGCCCGCACAAATCCGTATTCCTTTTCAGCCTCTTTTGAGGCAGGTTGTAGAGTGCTTGCACTTTCCAAAGCCAATGTACGATATGTTAGATATAGATAAAAATAATGTTTGCGTGGCGGTGAGGCCGGGAACGAGTGCAATTGCTTATGTGTACATTGGCGGAGAAGCTCCTACACTGGAGGAGTCTTGCGAGAGAGCTGCTGAGAAGGCTGTCCGTAgccttataaaaaaatatgatgTTGTTGTTGAGGATTTTACTTCTGCTAGCAATAGGGCCCTTGAAAGATGTGCGAGGTTGTATCGTCTCAAGAGAGTTGAGTTAGAGGGTATTGAAAGCGGACATCCACAGGTCCTGCCTCCAGAACATCATTGTATGGACATTCGAGTTTCTGTGAAACACGTGCGTCTGGATTATATAGGAGTATTGCGCACCGTGGTTGCCCAGACTCAAGTCTTGCTTGCTCCTATTGAGCATCTCCAGTTTGGGCCTCACACTTGGGTTTGTTGGTTGACATTCACAAGTCCGCACAAGAGTAATGCTATGGAGTCTGTTGTTGGGGATTATACAGAGACTCTTGAGGATGCTAAGCAAAGTGTAGCAAAGAAGGCCATCTATTGCTTGATGCGCCTCTATGCTTTTGAACTTGTAGACGCGAACTATGGGTCTGGGAAATACGCTGCTGTTGTGTA encodes:
- the LOC110794400 gene encoding uncharacterized membrane protein At3g27390; this translates as MAEAKVIIKYIAYAIFFIPICIFLFLLGFVKSAIFSPFVFLVIAFGDTGIVIGLWPCHLFYSIYCIIRTKKFGPFMKSALILLSPLPIAIWTVVGVLGSVIMAIYYAFVWPVMETFRAVSMEGLSVPQKLFKCLTDGTWSNVWGACTIVRDFADFSFHSYFSVMDGLLESNEKEPIELKVLQLPGCVLSAALGIVVDVIFIPLITLYKSPLLLFKGWHRLVQDLVGREGPFLETVCVPFAGLLILLWPIAVVVAIVCGVLSSIGFGCYAALVAYQEESTKKGLLYAIASVSIFDEYTNDLLYLREGSCFPRPNYRGGESSSFSLLPVKGLHEQLDGVYKKEPLLRTTSAKKRALNSIMIWDNFFKGCEQAGKDLLTKGAITTADLSAWQQSKNNQIINVGVPAYVLVDCLLRSIKSGSTGFLLGNNVEMTGLNRPEGKVFDWLFEPMSIMKEQLRSLKLTESEELYLSKLCLYSGDTVRMAAWDNGGAPPREEIRRAQLEGISRRLQGFCLTISRLPTSRRKFIQVDKEIAQELTQGSISLGSEAV
- the LOC130471981 gene encoding uncharacterized protein, with the translated sequence MAVPPAQIRIPFQPLLRQVVECLHFPKPMYDMLDIDKNNVCVAVRPGTSAIAYVYIGGEAPTLEESCERAAEKAVRSLIKKYDVVVEDFTSASNRALERCARLYRLKRVELEGIESGHPQVLPPEHHCMDIRVSVKHVRLDYIGVLRTVVAQTQVLLAPIEHLQFGPHTWVCWLTFTSPHKSNAMESVVGDYTETLEDAKQSVAKKAIYCLMRLYAFELVDANYGSGKYAAVVYSLEQESCSTVRERMSGVKETIQPSALVIEQDCLTPRGCPFQIPSMITAPLPPKKRMSRPSFVRPSVPGSTSATPVFFVPPELDTVFKRRKTV